A part of Myxococcus landrumus genomic DNA contains:
- a CDS encoding arsenate reductase ArsC: MKTVIFADDGVAGTAQIAGAYFSAMADPQKARAVVAGTTLAESYHPRVTEALSEASVVVEKAKVVILTPELAKGAEWLVTFAGSKVAANIQGPQRLEWPPMESPESKQSFNEVEPIRDSIAALVSGFVEENGWSRAD; this comes from the coding sequence TTGAAGACAGTTATTTTTGCTGACGATGGAGTCGCTGGGACGGCGCAAATTGCAGGGGCTTACTTTAGCGCCATGGCAGATCCGCAGAAGGCCCGGGCGGTTGTTGCTGGGACGACGCTTGCGGAGAGCTATCACCCACGCGTCACCGAGGCGTTGTCGGAGGCGTCTGTTGTCGTGGAGAAAGCAAAGGTAGTGATTCTTACGCCTGAACTTGCCAAAGGCGCAGAATGGCTTGTTACCTTTGCTGGCTCGAAAGTAGCGGCAAACATCCAGGGGCCGCAGCGATTGGAATGGCCGCCAATGGAGAGTCCTGAGTCCAAGCAGTCATTCAACGAGGTCGAGCCCATTCGCGATTCAATTGCGGCACTTGTTTCGGGCTTTGTGGAAGAAAATGGATGGAGTCGCGCCGACTAG